Genomic window (Gadus chalcogrammus isolate NIFS_2021 chromosome 3, NIFS_Gcha_1.0, whole genome shotgun sequence):
TTATTACAGTTTTTACCTCTGTATTCAGTGTCCAGTGCTATAACGAGCAAAGCTGTGGAAAACAAAAGTGGCAGCATCAGAGCTCAGTGAAAAGGTTAGGACTGCTGAGAGTAATCTTTAGAAGCAGCCTTCAAAGCAGGGACTCCCTACGTCCACAAGACCTTTCGGGTACAAAAAGGGGGTCGATGGGAGATTCCGTTAAATGACAGCGTAGTGGatagtgttaaaaaaaaaactggtttCTGGTGACTTATAGAAAGGTAACAAACTCAGCAATGAAAGCACGAGGAGGACTTGAGTACAACCAGGCTAGGCTATCTAAAACAAACTATGCAGGACATTACCTTTAAAGGCTCTACTCTACGGCCTTCCTCTTCAACAATATCTGAAAGATAGTAAACCATCTCTAAAGGATGAATTGCACCAAAATGCATCTGTTGATTCAAGCTTCTTCACAACTATTAAGGAGAGCACAAAAGCTTTACGTCACAAGAGGCAGGCCAAGCAGGCAGAAACATCCCCATCCTACCCTGGCATCCACATTTTTCCTCCACACAATCACTCTATGCACTGACTTGCTTGTTGTAAATAGAGAATCTGCGAGAGATTAACAAGATCTGCTCAACAGCCATCTTTAAAACAGCCCACCTTCGGGCTCACACTCAACCCACAAGTTATATTTACCCGCTACCAAGTGTGGGCCAAGGCGGAAAATCAATGACAACACAAGTGATCTACACTATGAAAAAGCACAACATTGTTAAGGGGTTTCAGGGCATTGGGTCAAGCAACCAAGCATTCGTAGTTCTGTCGTTTGGAGGTAATGGCTTGAATATTCATTTTGCCTGTTGCACATTATGCATAAATCATGCATGTCAAACATGTTATGTTGTACATGCATGTTGGATAATAAAAGAACTTAAGGCCAAGTCAATCCATAGTAGTGAACATTTAACCTAAGACGATTGCATTTGAGATCATATTATGGCATAGTTATGTAATTACAGTGTTGTAGATTATTGTACCGTATATACTGCTAGAGGTTTGTCAAGACAAATTTTCAGTATAATAGTGCTTCAGAAGGTAAACAAAGTAAAGGTATCTCATATCGCAAGttaccatatatttatttacggGATAACAGTATTGAAGTATAGGAAGGTTTTCGAATATAACAGGGTTTAGGGTTGAGGATTTCTGTCCAACATGGGAAAACTAGACAACTTTGGTTCGGTATCACACCAAAGGATAAGGATAGGGATAGGTCATTTCTGTAATAGAATCAGGTGATAACTAGACAACCATAGCTACTAGCTAGGTACCACCCCACACAATAATCACAGGTCATGTCTTTAATATAAACATGGGCTAACTAGTAAATAAACAACTTCAGCTATGCAACACCCCTCACGATATGGACAGCTCATGTATGTATTAGACATGGAGTTAATCTTTACTATGTCCAGGTACCACCTCCATGATCAGGACATGTCATGTATGTTATAGACATGGAGTAACTCTTTACTTTGTCCAGGTAACACAAAACATGATAAGGATAGGTACTGTATGTAATAGACATGGAGTAACACTTTACTTTGTCCAGGTAACACCAAACATGATAAAGGATAGTTCATTTTTACATGGTGTAACTCTTTACTTTATCCAGGTAACACCAAATATTATCAGGACAGGTCATGCCTGGGTCAAACCAGCGAAAGGGATTATCGACACACGGTGCCAGTTCTGAGAAGTCCGGTCACCGACTGAGATTAGCTGATTTTGCGTAACACAGATTTGGACAGACAAGAGCAGAACATCAACAGTGTGGCTAGTGCAAATAATGTGCCAACGACGCCTACAACACAACCGATACTGCCAGTTGTCAGTAACGGTTACGTTAGCTGCCCGGGTGTTGAGCCCCAGTAGCTTCGCTTGTCCTGAAACCACATTTTTAGGGGTTGTCTACATGTAACAGCAAGTTCTCAAATTGAGTTGTTAAATTACAATTACTAAACCAAATATGGTTCACATATAAGGTTGTCTTAAACGGGAGATTACACAGCGATATAGAGCGACGTCCGCTCCAGAGCCAAACGCCAGAAATGCTATGTGGCTACAACCGCTAACGTTTGCCTTTGCTAACAAGTTAGCCCCAATAGCTAAATACGTTTTCAGAGAATTATTCATCTCACGGGGTTGGGGGAACGCGGCGTAACGACTCGGTTCCGAGTGGAAACGGTGGAATAACACCAATGACACCACGCTTTGCCTTGTATTTGATCACCGTGGAGGGCCGTGGGCTTCTCCGGGGAGCACACATACACCAGTGACAGAGCAACGAGCCCTCCTCGGCCGGCGGGCGGGCAGAGCGCAGTGTGGAGGGGCAGCAGGCCCGAGCGGAGCAGCTGTCAGACGTGGAGCCCCGTCCCGACCACGGGCGGCTCGGGACCGGGCGGGGGGACGCGCTCCTGCCGCAGCCCGTCGTGCGTAATACCGAGCACGTCGTCGGTTCGCTGTTTTATTTACCAGAAGGACGACCGCTGTTGTTGTGATTATTCTCTTGATCTAACGAGAGGGATCACCGTTATCCCTTTTTTTCTACACAGTGGCACGGCGATGTAAGCGCCATCTCTCCCGTTTCCTTCCGTCTTCCGTGGCCGAATAAGAGTGGAGGAAAAAGAAAACATTGTGAAAACAGCGGCCATTCCAAAACTGAACAAAAGAGTGCGTTCTCACGCCGTCAGAATGCACCGTCGGCTCCCGCACCGGGTGATAAGGTGGATGAATGTCGTGTCCATAACCTGCTGAATTAAAACAGAGCTCGACGCGGAGGGGAAACACTCGATGGTATCtataaatgtaatgttttaCCTTCAGAGGTGTGACTCCGCCATCCTTGCTTCCTCCTTTTTCCTACACTGCCGCGGCTCCTGTACCCTCCCCTACCATCAGATTGCGTCACTCGCACGCCTAACCAATGTATCACGAGACCTTCTGCAATTGGGATTTTGTTTGACAATTTTACATTTAATGTATAATATTCATGCACGCAATATGGGTGTCAACATTGAAACACTAGGAAACGGTAGCTATAAACCCAAATCCCAAACCATAACTCACGCGTTATCATCACATTTGTTATCAATGTGTAATTTGGGGCTGTTTTCCTACAGAAAATAGACTCACTGAATTTCTCACATTTGGAATCAATGTGTGAATTGGGCTGTTTTCCCTAAAGAAAATAAACTCATAATGTTTCTGTAGTCTATGCTTTCTTGTTCAGGGTTTCTGATTCTTACCTGGTCCTGGAGTTAGTGCTGTATCTTCCCTTTCACTATATGTGTTTTGCAGGTACATCAGTTTCAGTTACCTTACAGACCCACTATTTTTTGTTATAGTTGTTTGATACTGAAGCCCCATATACCAACTCTTAAACTACTGTGCCAGTACGTAGGCCTATGTGCAGGTTGCTTTATATGCGTATCTTAAAGCCAAGGCACAGGTGACCCTCCTGTGTCTTATAAACTGGACCTCTACAATTATCACCGTTACCTATTTGTATTTCGAACAACAAAGTCGACTGATTTGGTGCCTTTTTATGATAGAGCGGAGTGGAGGCCCTGAAATTAAATATCAAGCAATCCCATACGAAAAATTAaaacccttttcttttttttcaatcaTCAACTATTTTAGGTTTTTACCATATTTAACAATTTCTACGAAAAGGGTCTCGAAAAGCCCTAATGAATTCCGTGTATCATCATCTATCGCCTGTAGATGGCAGTACAGCCAAACTCAACCTTTCAGATCTCCTCCCAGAAGAAGGAAGAGATTGACGGAAGTGTTGGCTTGACAACCTTGACAACGCTTTATATTTGCTAAACAGGTAAGATAACATATTGTATTCGTAgttaaaatgttaaataataGTACCgtttttagtatttttttagTGAACGCAGTCATTTTTCCACAGTTGTATACACAAGCAATCGCAGTGATCCAGAATGAACACATTGGGTGCATCGTTTTATCTTTTCGCTCAGCATTAAAAGGACTAAAAGCGATGCGTTCTCTTGTGATGATATTCATTCGTCATATCGACTTTCAGCAGTACGGGAGACAACATGCCTGAAGTCAAGTCCATATTCAGAGAGGTTTTACCTAAACAAGGTAAGTAGCAGTAATAATAGCCAACATATGTGGACTGTGTCAACATCTCTTACTATTGTAGTAGTCTGCCTGTAGGCCTAAATTACAGTTAAATAAACAAGTAATATTGGAATTACCAATGGACGATCTGCAGCAAATAAAATGGGGATTGAGCGGAAGGTAATTGGTTCAAAGCCGGCGGCGTGCAACTTACCTGTAGCGGCGCCTGGTCCATGCATTTACAATTCAGCGTTAAGTCGCTCTAGTTAGAAATGGCTCCTTGATAACTGAATGGGATATAAAACCAACTCTGCGAATCTAGCCTATGTTTTTGGCCTAATCCAAATAAATAGAAAGTTGAACAGAGACCCTAATATTAAACCCTGTCTTTTATGGTCAAATACGATGTCAATGTGTTGATATACAACAATATTATTTCGCTCAACAGGGCAGCTTGCCATGGAAGACGTTCCTACCTTGGTGCTCTGCAAGCCCAAGCTGCTCCCTCTCAAGTCGGTCACGCTGGAGAAACTGGAAAAGATGCAGATGGAGGCTCAAGAAGCCATCAAGCAGCAGGAATTGGCATCCAGGCAGACCCAGTAGACCCCTACTACCTTGAACTGTAGCGAATGAAAGGTGGATGGCAAAACCTGCTAGGCTATTTTTAGTGGATTGTACCCGACTATAATTAGTGACCTTATTACACGAAGCTTACCAAGGACCCTGCATCTAAGCTATTACAGGAAAACGAGTCTTTACTCTAATTAGTTATTTAATGATTGCTTGCTTGACTCATGTTTTGCTTGTTATTTTGATGCAAGACACTATTATAAATATGTCACGTTTGTACGTTTTCTGTATGTTTGTATCTGTATGGTGGTGCACATGAGTAAagcataaatattattatttgttttacttgTTATTTGTCTTTGGCTCTTTTGTAGGTGTACAGAAATGGTCAAAGACATTGATTATGTTATCAATTTATTGAACAAATAAGAAGCCGGACTTGACTTGGTAAAACTCACACCAGTATTCCCCAAATATAAAAATAGACACTCTGGACACTTTTTTTTGGATTCTTCCCAACTAACCTTTTTTCCTATAGACCGTGCTCGTTTATAACGTTGTTGCTTTGAAACTGGCGTTGTCGGATTTAAGGAGTAGAGGGAAAATGATAAAGCAAGCGTTGCAACGAAGCAGCAGCCAGTAGAGGGCGGTATTGCTTTAAAGAAAtaagcccccacacacacacacacagacacaatcaccCTATACAGCTCTTTAAACAAACAGGAATTTCTGTACAAACAATGCTTTTAGAAAATGAGTGGGAGTGAAATCAATGCTTTACAAAACGACATGGAATGACATGATCTCCGGTGTGGCACTTTAAGTGTTAGCTTACATATTAGGTATATAATTATATTGAAAACGTGTAGGAAAAGTTCTTAAAAAGGTCTTCAGCTTCAATAGAAAGTGCCTTTTATTTTGACCCTCACCTCCATTTTTCAGAAATAACACTTAACAGTAGTCCACGTTTTTCTAACCAACCATTATGACAAAATATGTTTTAAGAGATCGGTAGCTTTTATCTGCTCTTTTTCTGCGGGGGAAATCTGGCACAAAACCGTCTCTTTAAAAGCTCTCAAGCTTCAGGCATCCTCCATCTCCCTCGCTCACAAATCTCTTACGGCCCCTGAAGGAAAACAGACGAAAACAATCTTCAGTTGATATGCCTTAAAGCTAGTAAAGGTCATTTATTTTAGAAGCTTTTTTTGTCACTTGTTAAATTGTCAGCAATCAAAAACTCAATGCACtcacaaaaaaaatgtaatgcaaaTCCCGTATCTGTGGCAGGGCTGCATAAGCCGGTTCAATCATTTTATTCGGcctgaatgaaatgattggatgggCAGGACCGGAGTTGTCCCCAAGCTAGGCAAACCTgatgctaaagctagcgagctagtcacgtgttttgggggagtggctctGGAGGCAGACCTAAAGTGAGGgggtgggattttttttttcggttGGATAAATCGAGTTTACACCGGCCTACCCTAGATTCAAGCAGATGATTGAATTATTCTGATGCAATGTTTAGACTGCCCTCATATGGTTTTACCAGTGAATACAGGTAATGGGTACTTACCGACAGGGGCAAATGTCCCTCAGGTTTTTATCGATGACACCTGCACTGAAACTCTTGTCAACAAACAGCTCCAGGATGAAGTACGCCCTGGGCACGTCTATGTTGATTTCGGCAATGTCCATGTAAACTCTTTCATAACCCTATGAGGATCAAATTCATGTCAAATCAATGTATCCTGCACAACAAGATGGAGGCAGGCAGATGGCCATTCTCAGCAGTAGTTAACTTTGCGATTCACAAAGTGGCCACTGGGTGGCGCCTTACCCTTCTCATTTGGTCCACTGTTATGACCGTGGAAACCCAAAGACGTTTCAGCAACAGCAGAACCATTTTGAACGTCTTCTCTCCTTTGGACTCCAGGACCATGACTAGAGCCTTTTAAAATTCGGAGTAGCAATATTAATTGGTTTCATCATCCACCATGATTGCAAGCAGGTTTCATTTCGTGTAACCTAGTATCTATCTAGGTCATTCGTCTACAAGTGTGCATGGCTTTGTGCACCGCTTGGTATTTTACCTCGTAGACAAACTCATGGTGGAAGTGTGGCACCTCCAGCTCTCTCAGgcatctctctgcctccttgCCGTCCCCAGATAAGAGATACTCCTTCAGCAGCAGATTCATCTGATAACACAGAACCACCAGGATGAAAATGATAACTCCTACTTACACATTTAAATTGTACATCAGTGTGTCATTTGCATACATCCAGTACATTCATTCAAACCCTTTCTTCCAAATTGTTGTTATTTCTCCAACAATGAATGGCAAGGACAATCTTTCAGTAAAGTAAACAAATAGATAGATATACCTTAATATAGGCATGATTGATTCTCCATAAAGTATATGCGAGGGTAAGTGAAGAGTTTTGGCCTAAAATCttcaaaaaaaaagcctttggTGGCTGAGAACTCGAGGAGGGACGACGTGCTGGTCCCCATGGTTACGGCCCAAGGCAACGTTGGGATTCTGTTTTCTTTATCAGTTTATACGAGTTGCATTACCGTTAACACCAGTATTCCTATGCAGGATACCATTCAATTATGAATGGTGACAAACTAGTATAGATTAACTTGTTTACCACAAACACTTTTTTTGTTTGGCTTCACATTTGTTACAACAACAAACGATTTTCTAATGCCTTAAAATCCGCTTGACTGCCACGTGCTGTAAGGGAGTACGTTGACCTAGGACCTTACCTCTTTGACGAGCTCTGTGACGGCTCTCTGGCCCCCGCCCGAGCCCCACAGGTTGTCTATGCGCAGACCCCCCATGCTCATCCTCAGCAGCACCGCGGCACGGTCCAGTGCGGCCCTGGAGAACGGGAGACGACACCTCAGTGAGTTAGTGACCCTTGTCCCTCGTCTACTTGGGACCAGTTATACAGGTTCATTCTTCGTTAAAAATCGGCCTTTGTAAACAACACTGGAGCTAAGTAGTAAGAAGAGTATAAAGCCAAATCCGGCCTTTGTTACCGCAAGTAAATGACACACTTTACATCGCCGTACACATGTTTCAATCTGATTAACGTTATCTTGAATCTAGAAGAATGGATCAATACAATGTGAACTGTTTGATTATATCCTTTTATATTGCCCAGTCCTAATCTCTTGCGGCACAGGGCTGAGAACGTCAGGGCGTACTCTGGGCCTCCCATCATTAATTTAACCGTTACCATGGTCCCCTCCCAAAACCAAAATCTGATAAGGTCAACTGAAAGAATACGACTtgtacacagacagagacatcgACAACACACCTTGCATGTTCACAGTCGACTTTGCCTTTGTAGCCCTCGATGTAACTCTTGGACAGAATCTGATCTTTCACAGCACGAGCAATAAACTGGCCAACCATctgtaaaacaaaacacacatcaaaaaatgtatgttttagAAACAATCAAACACAATCCCACCAGCAACAACTTGACGAGCAGAGCCATTTCAGGACGCGGTTCTGCCTGTTCTGGTTTCTCATGAACCTTCATGTCACATGAATCTCTGAGCCATCTGAGCAGTGTGAAGAGAACCCCTGCAGCTTGTGTTTCAGGTAATCAGAAAGGGAATGTGCAAAGGTAGCCAATGGGTTTTATTGCATGGTTTCATTAAGCACAAAAAACCTGAGCCCATCTGGGGGCTCATGTGAAACATTGCGTGAAAGGTAACTCTTGTTGGTTGTCTTAAATGAACTGCGATGGAAACCAGTGCACGCATGCCTTTGCAAAAGGCCAGCAGTTGTGAACTGCAGGATAGAAAATCGAGGGGCCACCGTAGCATCACGCGTTCATGTTTACAGTTGCGTTCATGCATGGGTGCACGATTTGTTTTCATAGGGAAACAAAAAAGCGCATGATTCGCTTTTTCTCGGCAGGAGAAAGGCTGCGCTTGGCCTTATCCATGATCCTACAAAAAACAAGGGGGAAGCTTCTTCTCTTCTGACCTATGGTGGCAACTCAGCTGCTGTGCactgcacaaacacgcataagagagagagagagagagagagagagagagagagagagagagagagagagagagagagagaggtgtgtttgcgtatgtgaaATAAGGGCACGAGCAGCGGAACAGCGAGAGAAAGTGAGATGGTGTGAAAGAAGGGGTGGGGACAGAGTAGGGCTGAGTAACCCCGTTCAGCCTCATACGCTGAGCTGGCGTTTTTGCAGACAATGGCAAGAGATCTCATGTCTGTGCCGGCTGAAAGGAAAGAGCTGAAATACACACATAGGGagctctgccacacacacacacacacacacacacacacacacacacacacacacacacacacacacacacacacacacacacacacacacacacacacacacacacacacacacacacacacacacacacacacacaccccgtccCTCCTCTGGGCTAAACCACAGGCTTGGTGTGTGGGCTCACATGGGCCCGTGACTCAAGCGCAACCAAGATGCTGTTTAAAACCACCTTTCTTTGATTCTGCACCATGTTCAAAGACGAAATGGAGGTTTATCATACAAGCCCTACTTTGGGACAccgaaaaaatatttttcaaagtaaatgcgtttatccaaacACGCGGCCTGTTGAGTTTGACGAGTGGCAATGTGATTTCAGTAAAGACATCACTTATTTTCTGTGAAAATGctttctcctttctccctccctttcaaCATAAGCTGTTCTTTGAAATGAAAATAATCGTCACCCAATTTGAGAATACATTTCCAGCCCATCCATAACCCCATTTGCTGCTGctctaaaaaaaactaaaaaaaacacaatgctaGTCATTAACGGCAACACTAGTCGTcgtccgtccccccctccctgctacgACAAAGCCCCTCACCTGGGGGGCTCCGGGGGTGTCCAGCACCAGCTCCGGCAGCTCGGACAGCAGTTTGTCGAAGGCGTTCTCCACGTCGCCGCAGGTCAGCACGGGCCCACACAGGTCCGCCAGCAGCCTGGAGGTGAGCTCCCGGTGGCTGGCCTTAGCCTCCAGGGCCAGCGACACTGCCAACATGGGCACCCCGCTCCGCATGGGACCCAGGTTGAGCTCCCCCAGCAGCTCCTGGAGATGGACGGCCATAGACAACAATACCGTCACAGAGTCCTTTTGTTTTATTATCAGGCGGGGACAGTACACTTCAATGTGTCCGGTTTATCCAAGAGGCTTATCCACGCAGGACTTGCCCAGGCAAGTCAACAACCACCTCGATAAAGTTATCAAAAACAGGATATTATTTTGTACCCATATTCCGGGCACATTGCCCAACATTTACCATTGTTCTTTAAAGGAAGTGTTGCTCTTTGACCATATTATTATGTAATACAAGATTTACTTTTGAATCATTATCTATACATTTTTGGGCATTTTGTGTT
Coding sequences:
- the pdcd4b gene encoding programmed cell death protein 4b, whose translation is MATDCEAWLNANPVEADDLSDSFLSGEEENGGAVPSSNNINAANNEINGNWMAPSNSMHEARLKAKAKRRLRKNSSRDSGRGDSLSDGGDPGKGSGVGSTSPKSKLLDRKSRLGKGRGLPKKGGAGGKGVWGRSGEVYEPVQVDSKDPNYDGAQENCVYETVVPPLEERDFGKTVTPIVQEYFEHGDTNEVAELLGELNLGPMRSGVPMLAVSLALEAKASHRELTSRLLADLCGPVLTCGDVENAFDKLLSELPELVLDTPGAPQMVGQFIARAVKDQILSKSYIEGYKGKVDCEHARAALDRAAVLLRMSMGGLRIDNLWGSGGGQRAVTELVKEMNLLLKEYLLSGDGKEAERCLRELEVPHFHHEFVYEALVMVLESKGEKTFKMVLLLLKRLWVSTVITVDQMRRGYERVYMDIAEINIDVPRAYFILELFVDKSFSAGVIDKNLRDICPCRGRKRFVSEGDGGCLKLESF